In a genomic window of Heterodontus francisci isolate sHetFra1 chromosome 21, sHetFra1.hap1, whole genome shotgun sequence:
- the LOC137381056 gene encoding probable G-protein coupled receptor 139, producing the protein MAVADLLVVITGPILRRISWIYFPDSFLSITPICSSINVLVFATAMVSVWLTVVFTFDRFVIICCEKLKEKYCTERTAALVIGTVSVLCSLECVPWYFICEPKYIIDIVPWCCIVKQSYYSSPSWTAFELFHRILTACVPFFLILLLNVLTVRRIIAANRVGSGLRCLSNGENHNDPEMENRRKSIILLFRLSGSFILLWVMQIVFYICQRITKQYASSTNDPLYITEYTAAMLQLLSSCTNTCIYAVTQTKFREELKRVVKYPLNLIKTQELFVKNDGAKEHSWTSTEAALNQRSSSCLDDRTIGEKYNKYGEIRLDITKKREAERPVEKNS; encoded by the exons atggcagtggctgatctcctggtcgttatcacaggTCCCATATTGCGGCGGATTTCTtggatttatttcccagattcattcctgtccattactcccatctgcAGTTCAATTAATGTCCTGGTGTTTGCAACCGcaatggtttctgtctggctgacagtcgttttcacctttgatcgatttgtaatcatttgctgtgagaagctgaaggaaaaatattgcactgagagaacagcggctctggttatcggaacagtgagtgtgctgtgctctttagaatGTGTTCCCTGGTACTTTATATGTGAACCGAAATATATAATTGATATTGTTCCCTGGTGCTGTATCGTGAAACAGAGCTACTATAGTTCCCCCTCATGGACCGCGTTTGAGTTGTTCCACCGCATTTTAACTGCTTGCgtaccgttctttctgattttgctgttaAATGTACTGACGGTCAGACGAATTATAGCGGCCAATAGAGTCGGCAGTGGACTCCGGTGcctcagcaatggagagaatcacaatgacccagagatggagaatcgaaggaaatcaatcattttactgtttagattatctggcagttttatactgttatgggtgatgcAGATTGTATTTTACATCtgtcagcgaattacaaaacaatatgcTTCCTCTaccaatgaccctctttatatcacagaatacacagcagcaatgctgcagcttctcagttcctgcaccaacacgtgtatttatgctgtgacccagacgaaattcagagaggagctaaaGAGGgtcgtgaaataccctctcaatctaatT AAGACACAGGAATTGTTTgtcaaaaatgacggtgctaaagagcacagctggacatcaactgaagcagctctcaatcaaaggaGCTCCAGTTGCCTTGATGACAGAACGATAGG AGAAAAGTACAATAAATATGGAGAAATAAGGTTAGACATCACGaagaagagagaagcagagaggccGGTGGAGAAGAACAG Ctaa